From Streptomyces durmitorensis, a single genomic window includes:
- a CDS encoding SDR family NAD(P)-dependent oxidoreductase, whose translation MTTPQHKIGSGFGARSTASDVLSGIDLSGSTAIVTGGYSGLGLEATRALAGAGARVVVPARRRAAAREAVEGIDGVETDDLDLSDLDSVRGFANRFLASERTVDIVINNAGVMACPETRVGPGWEAQFATNHLGHYALINHLWPAIARGGARVIAVSSGAHGITGMRWDDVQFERGYDRWQAYGQAKTANVLFAVHLDALGRDAGVRAFALHPGSILTPLQRHLAKEEMVDAGWIDENGTPTDPTFKTPGQGAATQVWAATSPQLTGMGGVYCEDCDIADPAGEGSEGGVHAHATDPEQAARLWALSADLTGVDAFAAAT comes from the coding sequence ATGACGACACCTCAGCACAAGATCGGATCGGGCTTCGGTGCCCGGAGCACCGCGAGCGACGTCCTGAGCGGGATCGACCTGTCCGGCAGCACCGCGATCGTCACTGGTGGCTACTCGGGTCTTGGTCTGGAGGCAACCCGGGCTCTGGCCGGTGCCGGAGCCCGTGTCGTGGTCCCCGCCCGGCGACGGGCAGCCGCTCGGGAGGCGGTCGAGGGCATCGACGGTGTTGAGACCGACGACCTCGACCTTTCCGACCTCGACAGCGTCCGCGGTTTCGCCAACCGGTTCCTGGCCTCGGAGCGCACGGTCGACATCGTGATCAACAACGCCGGGGTCATGGCCTGCCCCGAGACGCGGGTCGGGCCGGGATGGGAGGCGCAGTTCGCCACCAACCACCTCGGTCACTACGCGCTGATCAACCACCTCTGGCCTGCGATCGCCCGCGGCGGCGCGCGAGTGATCGCGGTGTCCTCCGGTGCCCACGGCATCACCGGCATGCGCTGGGACGACGTGCAGTTCGAGCGCGGCTACGACAGATGGCAGGCGTACGGGCAGGCGAAGACGGCGAACGTGCTGTTCGCCGTGCACCTCGATGCGCTCGGCCGCGACGCCGGAGTCAGAGCGTTCGCACTGCATCCGGGCAGCATCCTCACCCCCCTGCAGCGCCACCTCGCGAAGGAGGAGATGGTCGACGCGGGCTGGATCGACGAGAACGGCACCCCGACCGATCCCACCTTCAAGACGCCCGGGCAGGGCGCGGCGACGCAGGTATGGGCGGCGACCTCTCCCCAGCTCACGGGCATGGGTGGCGTGTACTGCGAGGACTGCGACATCGCCGATCCGGCGGGCGAAGGATCGGAAGGCGGCGTGCACGCACACGCGACCGACCCCGAGCAGGCCGCGCGCCTGTGGGCACTGTCGGCCGACCTCACGGGCGTCGACGCTTTCGCGGCGGCAACCTAG
- a CDS encoding methyltransferase domain-containing protein — protein MTRSAPDTHNNDGSYLLDNAQSEAGTRFDALGELFDPTTFRHIEALGITSGWRCWEVGAGGLSVVTWLADRVGPTGRVLATDIDTSWASRAAGGVIEVLRHDVGRDEPPAGGFDFVHARLVLVHVADRERALRAMAGALRPGGWLLVEDADPASQPLICLDEYGPEQALANRLRAGFRSLLAARGADLAYGRKVPRLLREAGLTDVTADAYFPITSPACDVLEAATVRQVREKLVAAGLATDEEIDRHLASVTSGRLDLTTSPMISAWGRRP, from the coding sequence ATGACGCGCTCTGCACCGGACACCCACAACAACGACGGCAGCTATCTCCTCGACAACGCACAGTCCGAGGCGGGCACCCGTTTCGACGCGCTCGGCGAGCTCTTCGACCCGACCACGTTCCGGCACATCGAGGCCCTGGGGATCACCTCGGGGTGGCGGTGCTGGGAGGTCGGGGCCGGCGGTCTCTCGGTGGTGACGTGGCTGGCCGACCGGGTCGGGCCGACCGGCCGGGTCCTGGCGACCGACATCGACACTTCCTGGGCCTCGCGAGCAGCAGGCGGCGTCATCGAGGTGCTGCGCCACGACGTGGGCCGGGACGAACCGCCGGCGGGCGGCTTCGACTTCGTCCACGCCCGGTTGGTGTTGGTGCACGTGGCCGACAGGGAGCGGGCGCTGCGCGCGATGGCCGGTGCGCTGCGGCCGGGCGGGTGGCTGCTGGTGGAGGACGCCGACCCGGCGTCGCAGCCGCTGATCTGCCTGGACGAGTACGGCCCCGAGCAGGCGCTGGCCAACAGACTGCGGGCCGGATTCCGCTCGCTGCTCGCGGCTCGCGGCGCCGACCTGGCCTACGGGCGCAAGGTCCCCCGGCTGCTGCGGGAGGCGGGACTGACCGATGTCACCGCGGACGCCTACTTTCCGATCACGTCACCGGCCTGCGATGTCCTGGAGGCGGCGACGGTCCGACAGGTGCGCGAGAAGCTGGTCGCTGCGGGGCTCGCGACCGACGAGGAGATCGACCGGCACCTCGCGAGCGTCACGTCCGGCCGCCTCGACCTCACCACCTCCCCGATGATTTCCGCGTGGGGACGCCGGCCATAG
- a CDS encoding calcium-binding protein: protein MPSQPSHRINHRIIRTASAVTLALGTGLAAPFLLAGTATAAAPEATAAFSESDHGILYTAASGQTNQVTVTASKSAGTEEITYVIDDAVPVSAGDGCSYPDSTDRTKVSCTVATLESQDPYATLKLALGDGDDTVSYDNSTDQTYYFARAELGDGKDTWNHTGGVDGNSVLGEAGNDDLSVGEAGVVSGGDGNDTLHAADGSIAQGGNDNDTIYSDGEESAVDGGAGDDVIQGGAERQNLSGGDGNDRIRGGAGDDFLYGGKGNDILYGNSGNDTIYGNSGNDELYGGAGQDTLSGGPGTNIVHQD from the coding sequence ATGCCCTCTCAGCCCTCTCACCGCATCAACCACCGGATTATCCGTACCGCGTCGGCGGTGACGCTCGCTCTCGGTACGGGACTGGCCGCTCCGTTCCTCCTGGCGGGCACCGCCACTGCCGCGGCGCCGGAAGCGACTGCCGCGTTCAGCGAGAGCGACCACGGGATCCTTTACACGGCGGCCTCCGGCCAGACGAATCAGGTGACCGTCACCGCCTCGAAATCCGCAGGAACCGAAGAGATCACCTATGTGATCGACGATGCCGTTCCGGTCAGTGCGGGAGACGGCTGCTCTTACCCCGACAGCACGGACCGCACCAAGGTCTCCTGCACCGTCGCCACTCTGGAGAGCCAGGACCCGTACGCCACTTTGAAGTTGGCGCTCGGCGACGGTGACGACACCGTCTCCTACGACAACTCCACCGACCAGACGTACTACTTCGCGCGGGCCGAGCTCGGCGACGGCAAGGACACCTGGAACCACACCGGCGGCGTCGACGGCAACTCCGTCCTCGGCGAGGCGGGCAACGACGACCTCTCGGTGGGCGAGGCCGGCGTGGTGAGCGGCGGTGACGGCAACGACACGCTCCATGCCGCCGACGGCAGCATCGCGCAGGGCGGCAACGACAACGACACGATCTACTCGGACGGCGAGGAGAGCGCGGTCGACGGCGGCGCGGGCGACGACGTGATCCAGGGCGGCGCCGAGAGGCAGAACCTGTCCGGCGGCGACGGCAACGACAGGATCCGCGGCGGGGCCGGCGACGACTTCCTCTACGGCGGCAAGGGCAACGACATCCTGTACGGCAACAGCGGCAACGACACGATCTACGGAAACAGCGGGAATGACGAGCTGTACGGCGGCGCGGGCCAGGACACCCTCTCCGGCGGTCCCGGCACCAACATCGTTCACCAGGACTGA
- the sigJ gene encoding RNA polymerase sigma factor SigJ, with protein sequence MGTVGTSTDEIAGERHQLINVAYRLLGSVTEAEDAVQDAYARWYGLSRSRREEILSPGAWLTTVTGRICLDLLGSARARRERYVGAWLPEPLPDRTQWDHAGGADLAGRADPADQIVLDESVTMAFLVVLESMTPAERVAFVLHDVFRYPFAEIAAVLGRTPAACKQLAASARRRVSVARAPVTETATATATATGRADLVRHVKEAWETKDIAALVGLLDPAAVMTADGGGMVGTVLHPVEGGARIAQYMVAIADKAPGLELLECSVNGMPGLVARRGGIVMTVAAFDVSDGRVTRIWAVRNPEKLRPWTREG encoded by the coding sequence ATGGGGACTGTCGGGACCAGCACCGATGAGATAGCCGGCGAGCGACACCAACTGATCAATGTCGCCTACCGGTTGCTCGGCTCGGTGACCGAGGCCGAGGACGCCGTACAGGACGCCTACGCACGCTGGTACGGGCTGTCGCGAAGCCGCCGGGAGGAGATCCTGTCCCCCGGCGCCTGGCTGACGACGGTGACCGGCCGCATCTGCCTGGATCTGCTCGGCTCGGCGCGGGCCCGCCGTGAACGCTATGTCGGCGCGTGGCTGCCCGAGCCACTGCCCGATCGCACCCAATGGGACCACGCGGGCGGCGCCGACCTCGCCGGCCGCGCGGACCCCGCCGACCAGATCGTCCTGGACGAGTCGGTGACCATGGCCTTCCTCGTCGTCCTGGAGTCGATGACGCCTGCCGAGCGGGTGGCGTTCGTCCTGCACGACGTCTTCCGCTACCCCTTCGCCGAGATCGCCGCCGTCCTCGGCCGGACGCCCGCCGCCTGCAAGCAGCTGGCGGCCTCGGCCCGGCGGCGGGTGAGCGTCGCGCGCGCTCCGGTGACGGAGACGGCGACGGCGACGGCGACGGCGACCGGCCGGGCAGACTTGGTGCGGCACGTCAAAGAGGCTTGGGAGACCAAGGACATCGCGGCCCTCGTCGGTCTCCTCGATCCGGCCGCGGTGATGACCGCCGACGGCGGCGGCATGGTCGGCACCGTCCTGCATCCGGTCGAGGGCGGCGCACGCATCGCCCAGTACATGGTCGCCATCGCCGACAAGGCTCCCGGGCTCGAACTCCTGGAGTGCTCGGTCAACGGAATGCCGGGCCTGGTGGCCCGGCGTGGCGGCATCGTCATGACCGTAGCCGCGTTCGACGTCTCCGACGGGCGCGTCACGCGGATCTGGGCGGTCCGCAACCCCGAGAAGCTGCGCCCGTGGACGCGGGAGGGCTAG